A segment of the Bacteroides acidifaciens genome:
GGTAAAATGCCTGTTCCTTCCGGTTTGGGATTGCTAACTGCCGGTACGATTCGTCTCACATTACCCAATCTTGAAAAAGCATATAAAGCGGAATTATCCTTGAAGATTGCCGGAACTTCGTATCGTAATACTTATCCTTTATGGATATATCCGGCAAAGAAGCAGTTGAATACGGAGGGTATAGTCGTTGCCCGTCAATTAACGGATGAGGTGTTGAGTGCTCTGAAACAAGGTGGAAAAGTTTTGCTGATGCTGGGCAAAGAGGATTGTAAGGAAGTAACAGTAGGCGGACTCTTTCAAACTGATTATTGGAATTATCGTATGTTCAAAAGTATATGTGACCGTATTAAGAAACCTGCATCGCCGGGTACATTAGGAATCTTGACTAATCCCGAACATGCCTTGTTCAAGGACTTCCCAACGGATTTCCATACAAACTGGCAGTGGTATCCGATAATCAAGAATAGTTATCCGCTGATTTTGGACAATATGCCAGAAGAATACCGTCCTATTGTGCAAGTGATTGACAATGTTGAGCGTAATCATAAACTGGGCTTGGTATTCGAATTGAATGTCGGTGGCGGTAAACTGTTAGTCTGCATGGCTGATTTGGAGACTGCACGCAATACTCCCGAAGGGTTGCAATTCTACGCCAGTTTGCTGGAATATATGAACTCTCCGGAATTTAAACCGGCTATGTCTGTTTCAACAGAGTCTTTAAAGAATTTGTTTGTGGCAGGTGTACAAAAGGAAGGAATTAAAGTACTGGATAATATCTCGTACGACTAGATGTTTGAAGGCTAAAATTGTATAAGTTCAGGCGAAAAACAGACAAGCATACTTCTCTGCAAGGTTTGGAAGACCGAAAAAAGAGGGTGGTTTACGATATTATTGTCCTTTTGTACGCAATTCGCCTTGATGAATTTACCGGGCGGCTATCTTTGTGATGCAAAGCTGAAAAGACGATTCGGTTTTGTGTAAACATCAACTTTTAAATCAATACCAGTTATGAACAAACTAATAGTATATATCTTATTATTATTCATTCCTACTCAACTGGACGCGCAGGAACTCATGAAAGGAGAACTGAAGAGGGAATTGCTGCCTCAGCCTGTTTTCCCGGAGAATCCTCACTTTGTCGACCTTTATTGGAAAACATGGGAACTCGCTTGGGGAAGGGTGAAATATCAGGAAGGTGTATTCCAGTCTCCTTATATGGACGAGAATCTTTGGGATGATACGATTTGGATTTGGGATACGGAATTTATGGTTTTGTTCTGTCGGTATGCTCCTGCTGTTTTTCCCGGAATAGAGAGCTTGGATAACTTTTATGAATCAATCTTGAATAAAAAATCTTCTTCACTCAGAATACAGCATCCGGATAACCCGCCTTTCTATTCATGGGTGGAATATGAATATTATAAGATGACGGGGAATAAGGAACGCATTAGGAAAGTGTTGCAAGATGAACAGTTCCTGCAACGCCACTATTATTGGTTCGACTCTTTGAAACGCGGGACTAAGTTGCATTTCAGACACGCATGGATTGCTTTGGAGAAAAGTGACATCGGTTATCGGTGGGGCTGGGTGCAGAGCGGTATGGACAACACTCCCCGTGGCAGAGGTCGTAAAGGAGAATTGCTGTGGATGGATGCGGTATCACAACAGGCTCTTTCGGCTTTGTATATCGAACGCCTGGCAAAGGAACTCGGAGACAAGCGGATTGCTAAAGAGTTTGCAGCCTTGTATAAAGAAAATAAAACCCTGTTGAATAAATACTACTGGGATGAAAAGGACGGATTTTATTACGACCTTTCAGAGAAAGATACGTCATTTGTGAAAGTCAGAACTCCGGCGGTGTATTGGTCGATGCTTGCCGAAATACCTGATAAGGGACAAGCGGAACGTCTGGTGAAATATGCTGATGCTCCGGACGAATTTGGTGGAAAATATCCTTGGCCGTCTGTTGCCAGAAGTGACAAGGACTATAATCAAGAGATTGGGGATTATTGGCGGGGCGCCGTATGGCTTCCACTTGCTTATATGTCTACCAAGGCGCTTGAGACTTACGGATATTATGATATTGCTTATGAGAACTCTTATAAACTGCTGTCCCAGATGTCCGAAACTTATCGGACTTTTAAGCCGGCAACCGTTTGGGAATGTTACTCTCCTTCGGCTCCCCGACCGTCCGAACGGCAGTATAAGGATAAACGGGAGTTGGTGAGACATGATTTTTGCGGCTGGTCTGCATTGGGGCCGATTTCTCTTTTTATTGAAAATGTATTGGGCTTTTATAATATTGACGCTACCCGGGATTTGATTGAATGGCATAAGAAAGGTCAGGGTGAGCAGGGATTGCGGAATCTTAGGTTTGGAAGTACTATAACTGATATTGTAGCCAATGGTCAGCAAGTGCAGGTGAAAAGTAATAAACCTTATACCTTGAAGATTAACGGCAAGAAATATAGGATAAAAGAAGGCGAACAAATTATTACTATAAAACCATGAAGAAACTGATAGCATATTTGTGTATGATGATTTTTGTGCTGACTAGTGCGGCGCAAAGTCAAACAGACGAGAGTAAGATGAACCGTTTCGTGTCCGGTCTGATGAAGAAGATGACACTGGAAGAGAAGGTGGGACAGTTGAGCCAATGTTCCGGCGGCTTTGCCACAGGACCCGATAATACGCGCATCAGCCGTACGGAAGACATAAGCAAAGGCTTGATAGGCTCCCTGTTGAACGTATCCGGTGCTGCCAATACCCGCAAATATCAGGAGGCTGCGATGAAAT
Coding sequences within it:
- a CDS encoding MGH1-like glycoside hydrolase domain-containing protein, translating into MNKLIVYILLLFIPTQLDAQELMKGELKRELLPQPVFPENPHFVDLYWKTWELAWGRVKYQEGVFQSPYMDENLWDDTIWIWDTEFMVLFCRYAPAVFPGIESLDNFYESILNKKSSSLRIQHPDNPPFYSWVEYEYYKMTGNKERIRKVLQDEQFLQRHYYWFDSLKRGTKLHFRHAWIALEKSDIGYRWGWVQSGMDNTPRGRGRKGELLWMDAVSQQALSALYIERLAKELGDKRIAKEFAALYKENKTLLNKYYWDEKDGFYYDLSEKDTSFVKVRTPAVYWSMLAEIPDKGQAERLVKYADAPDEFGGKYPWPSVARSDKDYNQEIGDYWRGAVWLPLAYMSTKALETYGYYDIAYENSYKLLSQMSETYRTFKPATVWECYSPSAPRPSERQYKDKRELVRHDFCGWSALGPISLFIENVLGFYNIDATRDLIEWHKKGQGEQGLRNLRFGSTITDIVANGQQVQVKSNKPYTLKINGKKYRIKEGEQIITIKP